Genomic DNA from Nicotiana tabacum cultivar K326 chromosome 21, ASM71507v2, whole genome shotgun sequence:
GATGGAAgcgatgtagcagttgctggtgttggtgaagatggagatgaagctgatggagttgaaggGTAAGAAGCAGTTATATGAAATGCAATGTTGGTTGTTGGATGCTCGCCAACAAAAGATGGAAATGGTCCGATACTCACTCTCGCAGTACCAGACACAGCAATTGGGGCCTGAAAACAAGAGTTGAcattatctaccaaatcaaaTTCTCCCCAAGGTTGAGCATCCtattgagatgatgaggatcgtcatcttctatgtagagaagctccctcatcattagcttcttcatcatcatcaatcatcacggtGTCTATGACTGGCCCAGAAGGAGGGCCAGTCACCATCGCTaccggagatgactcgggggcatcGATCATCGCCCTTTTATTCTTTGGTAGTTTGTCTTCCAGTCGGGGACTCTGTAAAGAAGCATTTGCTCTCGAAGTAGGTCCGGAACCACCTGTTCGAGTAAGCGCCTCCTGAATCAGCCTTGCCACATCAGCAGGATCAGCCGAGACATCCTCTTCGGGAACAACAACAGAGACTGCGGGTAGACCTAATTTCATAGACAGGTTAGAAGAATCATTCAAGTTCTTCACAtgaataattaaaacaagttgagtttgaattaccatgattcttggccttccacccgtatttagggGCTAGTTCTTTCCACAAGCGAGTCTCAGACGTCGAAATATCCAAGATCTTTTTTACCCACTGGTCCAAACTTTCAATCACCTATGGGATCCATCGACTTACTGAAACAAACGAAGGAGGGAGGATCAAAACGGCGATTAAAAAATTTTAGTAAAAGGAAATAATAAACAAAGAGCTTACGAGTACGGATCCAAGCGACCGGAAAGGATGAAGTTGTTGCCGGAACAATGTCATCAGTGACAATTGcaacgaaccgttccatccacccacggtcattgtcatcatccatgctagacaacaAATCATGGTGGCCACACTTGCAAAGGTTTAGcattcccccgcggaagattttgggagaataaAGATTCATCATGTGAGCTAAGGTTAGCTCATCTCCAGTTTCCTGGCACAAACACCAAAAGCATGCAACTCTCCTCCACAcaaaaggacttacttgtgccaaacacaccTGATAACGGAAGCAACACTCCGCAATCACGGAGtcaagctctccgctcaaagaaaacgcacccaaagtaaagggatacatgTAAACATATGTAAAACCCTCATTGGATAGGGTgactcgctccgatagatcaggagcgATAATTTCTAAATCATGGCAGCGGCAGccttccttcacagcaggaatgcTCAAAGGACGTATGGAAGAAGGATACGTGATAATGGCCCATGAATGAGAATTAGCAGTAGggaatttctcttcgaagtcttttatggtaataagacttctagggatgatggaGCCCACTGTTGGAGGAGCAAAGTCCTcggccttgttcttgctttttgaGGAACCGGTACGTTTTGAGGAAGAAGCCATTGTAGGAAAGAATGGGTCTTTcgtttgaaaagaattacaaaaaaGATGAAGAACCAATATGCAAGTTAGATGAAGGAAATTTGAAAAGTTATGAAGTGTAAGGGAGGAAGTTGATACGTATAAGTAAATATTTTGGAGACTAAATTCATGGCCAGGATTACCTCGATAATCAGCAAAAGTTGTGCTGAATCATAGGAAGGCGcgtgttcggggtattaaatgcgGAGATACATGTGCCTAATCAACTATCAGACGCCTTCAGAGGGAATTATAGTAATTTTCGCCaaaagagtatttctaccaactttccggtaacacaaagttatgtcaccggaagcatggggactatctgtatagggtaaataTGTTATGACACGTGGCCCTGCGAGAAAGGGACACGTGGAACTCAAGACAGAGGGATGGCTGAAAACTGAAGACAACTGTTTCGTTTGTCACCGGGAAGAATAATGCTCATAAAGATGTGATAATGCTCTTctcccggtagcatttaatagagaatattcatAACATTAAGAGCGGTTACCCGTTACAAGGAATTttgcatttatgttcaccgttatatcttcatcaatgcccctcataattgacattaaataaGGGCACGACCCTAGGACCTTCTTCATAACTATAAATATTGAGCTCATTTGTCATTGTAAAGGACAAgaattttctggcaaacataCACTATATTTTATACAAAGCTCAATCCAATCTCATCTTCTTATTTCTCGATTTCTTTGTTGTTGTGCCCGAAAACCCTATTCCTGAAATTATTGCTTCTGTTGTTTCGTTTATATCCTAAGGCTAAGTATTACGTAActcttcaattatttatttatttgaggaTCAATTAGTTCATttatctagaaaccacgtataaattcaactgtaccattttacgggtaaacacctATTATTTTCGATAGCTCAAATaaagaatttttatgatttggattttgttttctatggttaaaaaaaaatttagtgaGATGAAAAATTTGAGTTTGTGGTTGGTGAGATATAACAGAGGAGTTTGAAAAAATGGAGGAGAGTGATAGATGGAGCGACAAAATTGAAGTACGAGCTTGGTCGGTAAACAATTGAGTTTTCCGGCCAATATTACTAATATTTCAGTCAAAACTGTCTTTTTACTGCTTTTCACGAGTTTCACAGAGAGTGTATGTAATTACTCTCTATGCCATGTCAGCCAAATTAAATGGGTGAAATAATTCCACTTTAAAGTAGTCCAGTGGACCCATTGGACTCATGCAAAGTTTAAGTTTGTAATTGACAAAATGAAACTAGTCGAGGAAGGTAATTATGTATTTTTCCAATTACTAACGGCGCAAAAATAGGCTGATTACTTAAATCTAAATCAAGATAAAGAAATTACTATTTCCCGTCTCATATTATGTGTCGTGTTTATCTTTTACACGTCCcttaaaatatattaattatgaAAAGGATTAGACTATTctacccttatttatgtcttaagatataatctcttttcattgaatatttattctatttatgtgttatctttatcttcaaaaataattattactaagagtaaaaaaggaaaaaaataatcaattttgtcttgaacttctaaaatgacaaataatttgagacaactatttttaatAACCATGGCTATTAATATGAGACAGATGGAGTAGTAAAGAAATTATTAAGGAgaaataaaaagtaaagaaaaaaggaaagagcAAAATTTATTCGCGCTAAACAGTTGGAGAATGTTGTCTTCTATTGTAACACCATAACTGTTGTTATGACATATCAGATATTCAGATCACCAAAAGCAAGTTGTTATTCTTCTCatttatagcatgtttggccaaacttaTAAAATCAGCCTAtgagaagtgtttttctcaaaagtaattttttaaaaagtgtTTTTAGTGAGAAGCAGATTGTATTTGGCTAaataatttgaaaagcacttttgagcagtaattagtgtttgaccaagcttttaaaaactacttctaagtatatttttctcaaaagtggttcttagaaaaatattttcggagagaagctacttttttctgcttctaaaaaACTATTTCTGTTTCTcatcaaaagcacttttttccccttcaaaagcttggccaaacacctcaattttttgccaatagtgcttttgaaaaaaaaaaatacttttgacccgaaaaaaagcttgaccaaacaggctattaatttGAACGGGGCACCAATTTCGAGACTCTAGTCGGTCTCATAAATAGTAAGTATTTCACtattttgaaatttgaaagttataATTATTGTACAAAAGTGATAaacatttttaaattttcaaaataaaagaaaaaaatatcctATAAATTAGAATGGAACAAATATAGTGGTAAACAGATTTAAATTATTCTCTTCTGTAAGCATATTAAATATATTCGATGATACAATTCGTATTCTTACATTACATTAGACAACCAACAGAATAGTATAAGATGAAGAATCAAAGGAACAAAAAAATCTTACAGAAATTTCAAATAAAAACAAAGCCAAAATCAGTTGACGAAATGGCAATTCTTTCTGATCTCTCCCTTGTTGCCAGTTAGAACTTCAATGGAGCCCATATGAACCATTGCAGCAGCAAACTTACGTGCCCATGTCGAGCCATATTTAACGTTGTTAAAAACCAGCTTAGAAGTTAGAGGACTTTCAAACAATGTTTGATCAGAAGTCAACAGTCCCTTATGGTTCTTCAAATTGAGATAGTACTTGTTGTCTAGACGATTAGGGGTTGAAATATCAAGATTAACAATTGGATCAACTTGGGTGTCACTAATAGGTCGAGGGCACTTATTTTTCAAGAATGAAGCATATCTAGGATCAAGGGAAGGATCTTGAGGATGTGTAGCATTGAAACCGTAAAGTCTATTAGAGAAGGAAGAGCAATGAGTGCGACCAATAGAGTGAGCCCCTGACAAAGTCACCATCTCATCAAGTGACAAACCTTTTCTTTTGAAGTTGTCTTGAAGTTGTTGGGCATTGAAGAAAGGTGGAGGGAGGTTTTGAATGACTTCGGAGCTCAGCGAAATGCGGCCATCGCGACGTCCTCCTGGAAGAGCATAGCTTATGCCTCCCGCGAACAAGGCGCTATCTCTTGCAGCAAAGGCAAGTATGTCCGCGCACGAAACTGTGCGCGGACATACTTTTTCCAGCAATGCTTTTGCTTCATCAATAACCTCAAACCCTCGAAGGCTTGGGTTGTTAATGGGACTATCTTTCTCAGCCGTTTCCTTTCCTCTCACCGAATCAAGCAACACCGAACCATCACAACCCTTCAAAGATAAAATTAACAACGGAAAACAGCATGTTAGCATTCAAAGAAACGTTCAACTTAAACATACTAATGGCACAAAAGAATATTTACTCGTTCAAGCCATCTAAAATATAATTCAATTTAACAAATATATACACCGACGATGTAAATAAATATTTACACTATCAGGTAGATATCTGTAGGTAACCCCTCCATAAAAGTGCAATTTGTAATCTATAAAATAAGGCAATTCACCTTCTACAACGAGTAAAGGTAACCTAAACTAATAGTGTAAAAATACTCAATTGAGTTTAATACAAGTAACCGTACATAAAATGTGAGAATAGTAACCTAAAAAGAAGGCAATGTACCAGTTATCGGTTAAGATACACTAATGGTGTAAAAGCATTTCATACTGCCAGTGtgtattaacaaaaaaaaaaggtgaaaataAAAGAGTACCCTGATAAAGCAGTCATGGAAATGCATGCGAATAATGCCAGCAGCAGTGCCGGGATTCATCAGAACCGCTTTGAATACGGCTTTTCTTATAATGGCCTCAGAAGCTGGACATGATCTTTTATAGAATCCAACACCAAACGTTGATTTTTTTGATTTGGGCTTATGTTTGTTCCTCGACGAAGCCTCAGCAAATACAGAAAGAGAAAGAATCAAACAAAAGAGCACTGCTAATATTACAAAATTAGAACCCTTGAAAgaattcatttttccttttcttgcaCAATTTGACTGCATATCCAAGGGTTTTTATATATAGGCAACTGAGGTATGACGTGGAAGATTACATAATTAACAAGGTGAAATTAAATCTTTAGAAAATGAATCCGCGTAGTTTAGTTATACAAGTTCAAAGCcataaaaataaactaatattTTCATCTTCTGACTTTGAATTATtgttttcacttctttcatttatATATCAGGATTACATGATCTCTCCACTAACTGTTTCCAGCATTGCCTGATGTATCAAGGTTACATGATCCCCACTAACTGGTTCAAGCTTTGCATAATAACATTTTTAATGCGCCTGACGGTATCTTAGTTTTATTTGAATCTCCAAATGTCACCTGCCTGATCATTTGTTTTTTATCATGAAACTTTATCTTTTTCTGGTTCTGTAGACTTACTCTTCAAGAAATAAAATGTCGTAGTCGAGCCAACTCTTGGATGAGTTGATCAAGAATAATGGTACTTAAAACAGTTGATTAAAGTTTTTGTCCAGATTTAAAAAATCTTTTGTAATCATTGACCTCACGTAGTTGAGATATTTAGAAAAAAGATATTCTTCTTATTTATCAAATCCCTTGATATTAGGATCCAGCTAAATTAGGAAACTATAATCTGTGAAGTTTAGGAATTAATTTCTGTTTTGGATAGATATATATTTTTCCCATGAATATTGTAAACAGCAGAATATGAATAAAAAATATTCTCTTTCATTCAAATCTCTAAAATTCAAAGTCCTTAGGCGTCTGATTAAGGGAGGTtgcttttgtcacgacccaaatacctaacctgtcgtgatggcgcctatcgtagtactaggcaagccgactcattccaaaacaaaccgatattttcatttcaaaaataatttcaaggctatttagcgtaaaaaccttcgtaaaggagttcaaatcaaaaacaaaaatgcggaaaagaaaagcccgacatcggggtgtcactagtcatgagcatctactaccatTTGTTTGACAATATTAAGACTAGCATaatctgaaaaatagctaaatacaactaaaggaagataagagggagaagagcaggggctgcgatcgccaagcagctactttgctatccccgagaaaaatctgcaaccagaataatcaacaaccgctatcgtgtccagctacacctggatctgcatacaaggtgcagggagtaacgtgagtacgccaactcagtaagtaacaacaataaataaagacttagctgtagtgacgagcaataaagcatataacgtttatatcatgaaatctcagtaaaataccacatgcttttaaaagcaggatttgaatcaaaacatctcgttaaacccagttccagtaaaaaaatcatttaaagatatttttcaacaattttcaaacagagaaaaaaatgcacaggtgagcaaaaatgatgaaatcataaacagcccctcgggcaaaacatcactcatataaagcccatcgggcaaacctcacagtcactcatgcctctcgggcatacctcacagtcactcatgccactcgggcatacctcacaatcactcctaaatcccagtcactcatcactcggcactcggtactcgcactcagtaggtacctacgctcactggggatgtgtacagactccggaggggctccttcagcccaagcgctatatcaagccaaatcatggtatcaatcactcaggccctcggcctatatcaaacatgttgcgccgtgcagcctgatcccatgaatatcctcacaaatcaggccctcggcctcactcagtcataaacttctcaagccactcgggcatttcagtaaaaatagggtattcaacccaaaacaacatttatatgcatcaatatagagtaataaaactgagttatgcagtaaacaagtataaccgtgactgagtataaatttcaatcgaaaacagtgagaggatagtaagaaaaggcctctaagggtccaaacagcactggcacaaggcccaaacatggcattcagcccaatttacagaaactctttctaaagcatataagtatcatataatttcaacaaaatatgcaactttacagttgctacgggacggaccaagtcataatccccaacagtgcacgcccacacgcatgTCACAtagcatgtgcatcacttcaaaaatagtagaatgatacgaaatcctgggtttcataccctcaagactagatttataatagttacttacctcaaatcggtcaaatctctaccccgcaatgctcttgcctctggacgcggcctccaaatgctccaaatctattcacaatcagtacaataccatcaatatacgctaatggaatgaattccacaagaaaaactatcaaattagcccaaaacccgaaattggctacccggcccccggacccacggctcgaaatccgacaaagtttacaaaacttgaaagcccattcactcacgagtctactcatactaaatttaccaaaatctgacaacaaaatccccttcaaaagctcaaaattccatctcaagaaTTCTTCCACTTTTTCCCCAATTGTTCTCCCAAAatcacaatttagatgataaaaatcaagataaaatcatgaaatttaaccaaaatcaagtgagaaacacttaccccaatcaactcacTGAAAATCCCTTCAAACATCGCCTAAATccgtggtctctagctcaaaatatgaaaaatgagtccaaaccctcgattttggaattTAACACTGCTGCCCAGATTTTCCTTAATCGCGATTGCGGAAATGtcctcacgatcgcgaagaacaacttcgatCCCTCagaaatttactctacgcgaatgcggaatCTCCCACGCGAACGCGTATCACTGCTtcccaaacctacgcgatcgcatcctaaatcacgcgatcgcgtagagca
This window encodes:
- the LOC107762615 gene encoding peroxidase 5-like, translated to MNSFKGSNFVILAVLFCLILSLSVFAEASSRNKHKPKSKKSTFGVGFYKRSCPASEAIIRKAVFKAVLMNPGTAAGIIRMHFHDCFIRGCDGSVLLDSVRGKETAEKDSPINNPSLRGFEVIDEAKALLEKVCPRTVSCADILAFAARDSALFAGGISYALPGGRRDGRISLSSEVIQNLPPPFFNAQQLQDNFKRKGLSLDEMVTLSGAHSIGRTHCSSFSNRLYGFNATHPQDPSLDPRYASFLKNKCPRPISDTQVDPIVNLDISTPNRLDNKYYLNLKNHKGLLTSDQTLFESPLTSKLVFNNVKYGSTWARKFAAAMVHMGSIEVLTGNKGEIRKNCHFVN